The DNA segment AAAAATCTTATTTTTCGGATAATTTGTCATTCAAACATTACAGAATAGCGTATAAAACAGTAGATTCTTCATAGAACAACACAAGAATTGTTTATTTGATAGTATTTTATGTTTACTTTTAAATTATCTCGAATTCAAGTCTTCAACAATCTGATAGTTGAAGAACAATTTACTTTAATTCTGAATTCTCTCTATTCCTTAAAATAAATATTTCTTTAATAAATGCACTTATAATTAGTGATACAACGATTACTCCTATAAGGTTTAACACTCTAACAAATAAAAAAGGTGAGTTAATAACTAATAAGCTCTCAATTATCACATTAACGGTTAAAAGAACACAGAATAGAATCAATTTAGCAGGTGTATTCCTATTTTCTTTCCCCATCGAATCCTACTCAAGGTTTTCAACTATACTGCCCTTTAACTTAATACCAATTATTTCAAAACCTGGCATCTTACTCAAGAAAAACTTTGAATAAAAAGAAGCTTATCCTGTTCCGGATAAGCCCTCTTTAACGGAATAAAGAAAAAGGTGTAGATAAGCAGTTCCCAAGATACCTTTTACCTTAACACTCAATATCTTTCGACTACTTTGTTCTCTGTTCCATTTAGAATTCTATTTATGTTTTGTCGATGAAGAACGATTATTGATACGCATATTAATAGTGATAGTGCTATGATAATTTCACCTTCAAATATTAGACTATATATGAATAATGATATACTGGCCAACATCGAACTCAGTGATACATACTTAGTAATTAACAAAGTTAACACAAACACAACAAAACCAACAAGAACACCTAAAGGCGTCAAAAACAAGAAAACTCCAGTTGCTGTTGCAACAGTTTTTCCACCTTTAAAACTAGCAAATACAGAAAATATGTGCCCTAATATTGCTAAAAAACCACAT comes from the Bacillus sp. 2205SS5-2 genome and includes:
- the plsY gene encoding glycerol-3-phosphate 1-O-acyltransferase PlsY is translated as MNILTLILSYLIGSISFALIIGKVFYKKEIRDYGSGNLGATNAYRVLGIKAGVIVAIADILKGTLACLLPLILSSTVNPIVCGFLAILGHIFSVFASFKGGKTVATATGVFLFLTPLGVLVGFVVFVLTLLITKYVSLSSMLASISLFIYSLIFEGEIIIALSLLICVSIIVLHRQNINRILNGTENKVVERY